CCGTGACCGCGACACCGACGACGACCTGCTGTGTCTGAACACGCATCTGGACCACCAGGGGGCTGACGCGCGGGTCGAGGGCATCGAACTGGTACTCGACCACCTCGATTCCATCGCCCGCGAGGCCCCCGCAGTCGTGACCGGCGATTTCAACTGTATCGTCGGCGAGCCGGCCTACGAGCGGGCCGAGGGCCACGAACTCCCGGACGGCCGCACGCTCGTCGACGCCCGCGACACAGCGACCGTCACTCACGGCCCGACGACGAGCCGGACCGATTTCCACGCTCTGCTCCCCGAGATGGGGATCGACCATGTGTTCGTCAGCGAGGACGTGGCCGTCGACACCAGAGCGGTCATCGCCGACCGCGACGACGACCACTACGGCTCCGACCACCTG
The genomic region above belongs to Haloarcula hispanica ATCC 33960 and contains:
- a CDS encoding endonuclease/exonuclease/phosphatase family protein, which encodes MKPTRVMSFNVRYDTAGDGVDGWPHRRRLVAGTIQYHNPDIIGVQEAMAHQLRELEVLLDGYEWVGDPRESVDAGGEHTAIGYRAERFDCAATNTFWLSEQPAEPSSVGWDAAYPRVATWARLRDRDTDDDLLCLNTHLDHQGADARVEGIELVLDHLDSIAREAPAVVTGDFNCIVGEPAYERAEGHELPDGRTLVDARDTATVTHGPTTSRTDFHALLPEMGIDHVFVSEDVAVDTRAVIADRDDDHYGSDHLPVVVDCEP